From the unidentified bacterial endosymbiont genome, one window contains:
- a CDS encoding Secretion system apparatus protein ssaP produces the protein MNMKIEGCLWHHLPQKEEETQADYAQKTRFSRLMTRVSLPQPVLRSGYVGLRRRYRLSGGTVGELTCEIEEAQGKLHIQIEVQRADTYATLFRLSAWLHEHLRDAGYNVALEVKYVACDH, from the coding sequence GTGAATATGAAAATTGAAGGCTGTCTCTGGCATCATCTCCCGCAAAAGGAAGAAGAAACACAGGCTGATTACGCACAGAAAACGCGATTTTCTCGTTTAATGACCAGAGTGAGCCTGCCGCAACCTGTGCTGCGCTCAGGGTATGTCGGGTTGCGTCGGCGATACCGGCTGTCAGGCGGTACGGTAGGGGAGCTGACCTGTGAAATTGAAGAGGCGCAGGGAAAGCTGCATATTCAAATTGAGGTGCAGCGGGCTGACACTTACGCCACGCTCTTCCGGCTTTCGGCATGGCTGCATGAGCATTTGCGTGATGCCGGGTATAACGTCGCGCTGGAGGTGAAATATGTTGCATGTGACCACTGA